The Embleya scabrispora genome contains the following window.
CAGAAGCTCCAGCTGTAGAGGCCGCCTCCCGTGTCCAATGCGGACGCCGCGAGCCGGGCGAGTCCTCGCAGGACCTCCGGCAGGTCGTCGTCGGTCATGTCGTCCCCCTCGGTCGCCCTGAGCCTCGCAGCCCAGCGATCCGCCAGTTCCGCCAACTCGGTGGGGCCGGCGTCGGCCAACGCCCGGATCAACCGTTGCGGCAGGGCGAACACCTCGACACCGTCGTTGAAGGGGCCGTAGACCCACTCCGGCCACCACGCGTGGAGGAGTTCGGGCGCCGGGAGGTCCGCGGAGGGCTCCGAGAAGTACATGTCCCACTCGGCTATGGCGCTGTCCGGCTCGATGAACCGGCAGGTCACGGACTCCGAGACCCGACCGGGTCCCGTGGGATGCGTCACGGCGGCGGTCTCGTCGTCCGGAGCGAGGAAGAACACTATGTCGCGGGCCATCCCGACATGATGGCGTGCCCGAATGGCCGAACAACGGCCGACGGCCCCGAAGCGGCGCCGGTTGACACCCATCTCGACCGGTCACACGAGGTCCTCCGGTGCCAGATCCGGGCGCAGGCGGCGCCAGGAGGGGTGGCGCCGCAGGCCCGCGCGGGTGCGGTGGCGTAGGCGACCTCGCCGACCGGACGCGGCAGGACCCACCGCGCGCCCACCACGGAGGGTTCGCGTTCGAACGGACACTCCGGCACCGCGGCGACCCGCAGCAGCTCGGCAAGGGCGGCCCGCTCGCGATCGCTCCGACCGGTGCCCACGCTGCCCAGGTAGCGCACCGGCCCGCGTGGAACTCCCCCACCGGCAACGCCCCCGGCAACCCCGACAACCGGCCACGGCCCGGCACCCAGCCACCGACGACCACGCCGGCGGTGCGCCGGTTCCGGAATTTGATCCAGCCCGGTGAACGCGCTCCGAGCCGGTACGGCGAAGCCAGGCGCTTGCAGACCAGGGCCCTCCAGGCGTGCCTCCCGCGCCGCGGCGCCGTGGCCCAACGAACGCGGCCGACGCGCGCCACCGGCAACGCCGACTCGACACTCAACGTTGCGGCCCCCTCGCCACCTGCGCCGACCGCCGGGTCCGGACGATCGGCGACCGGCCCCGCCCGAAACCGTGTGGGCCGAAGTCACGTCGGTCGTCCGCCGGCGATGGTGACGTTCCTGCACGAGTGGAGCGGCGGGGGCGGGTTGCCGTCCGTCGTCGGGGTCGTCGTCGGGCCGCCGTCGAGAAGTCCGGTCGCCGCGGTCGCCCACCGCTTACCCGTACCTCGCCACACCCGGGATCCACCGGTGTAGCAGTATGTGTGGGGCGCGGCGCACGAACCAGGCGGCGGTGAGGCCGACGGCGGCGCCCGCGGCGATGGAACAAGTACCGCTGGGGCCAGGCCACCCCTCCTCGACGCCGGCGGATCCACAATCGCTGCTCTCGCGAAGGAACGGGACGCCGGGAAGGCTCACAAAAAAGTAGAAGCCTGGAAAGCCGTCGACCGGTCGGTCTCCGGCCTTATTCGGTCCAGGTTCTGAGTACCGCTGCGATGTCGGGAACGGTGCAGGTGTCCTTGCGGAGTTCGGTGACCAGGGCGGTGATCTCCGCACGACCGAGCTTGGTGTCGATCCCGCAGGCGGTGAGGTAGCCGTGGGCAACCGCGACGGCCACCGTCATGTTCGAGCGCTCGAGCCAGGAGATCCGGCCCAGGGTCTGGCAAAGAGCTGCGGCACGGACGAACGGGCCGCTGTAGACCTCGCGGCCGGCGAGGACTGCGGCGTGGCGGGCGACGGCGGCGACGGGCAGGCCGTAGTCCTCGGGAGCCGGGTCGCGCTCCCCCGCCTCGCGGGCGACCTCCAAGATCCAGGCGAGGTCGACGCTCGGGTGGGTCATCGCTTCGCCGTCGCGAGGTCCTCGATGAGGTCGCCGTATCCGGTGATGACCTCCCGGGCACCTTCGAGGAAGCGTTCGCGCACGCCGTCGTTGTCGCGGCGAACGAGTTGCTCGATGTAGTCGTTGAGCGGCATGTGCCGCGTCTCGGCGGCCTGCCGGGCCATCTCGGCGGTCTCGTCGGTCATCCGCACGTTCACCTGGGTCTTCGCCATATGCCGAAGATACCAGCTGATACCAGCAAGGTGGCGATCGAGTCGTGGCTGTTCGGGACATGTCCCGAACAGCCGAAGTGCTGACATCCGGCGGCCGTCGCCGACATGGTCGTCGCGGGGACGAGACATCGCCCCGGCCTTCGGACCACGAGGAGTCGTACATGAAACGCCTGCTTGCAAGTGTGGCCGTCACCCTCGCCATTGTCGGAGGGAGCCTCGTCGCCGGCGCGCCGGCGGTGTCCGCGGCACCCGTCGCCGATGCCGTGTCGGAGGTGACCGACGCACACACGACGCGGAACCTTGCGGACATTCCGACGCCGTGGGTGGTGTACGGCCGGTATGCGTCCCTGTCCACGTGCAGGAGCATAGGAAGCAACGGAGAACTGCACGGCCGGTGGCTGCGCTGGACCTGCTTCGACAACAGGCCCATCGATGTGCAGCTCTGGGTTCAATACAGCTGAGCAACACGATCGAGAAGTCGCTCGGGCGGCCCCCGCGGCCGGATCGCGCCCCGCCGGGCGGGTCCGGCCGCGGGCATGTCGGTGAGTCGACGCGATCGCGCGCGGCGGTGGTCACCTGGCCGGCGGCGCCACCGCGCAACCCCTGCACCGGGCATTCGTCACCGCCTCGCTCGCCGCCGCCGAACACGCCCTCGAACGCGCCGACAACGCAGGCGGCCTGTCCGGCACCGGGCGGACCGCGGTGCACGACACGGCGACCCATCGCGGGGTCAGTACGGGCTCGATCGCCGCGAAGTTCTCATCCTGGGCGCCGACCACGAGCGTGAGCGTGCCGGCGACCGCGCCGACCACTCCCCCGAACACCGGCGCGTCCACCGCGCGACGCCCCGTCGCTCGCACGGCGGCGCGCGCGTCGGCGACGTCGATCGTCGAGCAGTCCACGAACACCGCCCCCACCGGCGCGGTGCCCAGGAGTCCGTCCGGGCCCTGGTAACAGTCGAGGACGTGCGTCCCGCCGGGCAGCACGGTGACCACCACGTCCGCGTCGGCTGCAGTCTCCGCAGGGAATCCGGCGACGCGCACGCTCTGGTCATGAGCCTGTCCGATACCTTGGAGCCGAGTCGACTCCGGTGACGGCGTGTCCGGCGGGCGACCAGGTTGGTAGCCATCGGACCGCCCGCGTTGCCCAGTTCGACGAATGCCACCGCGCTGGTGGATCACCTGGGCGCGGATACTCGCGGCGAGGTCGGGGCGGTCAGCGCCGCGCTGGATACCCGATACTCCCCCGTCCCAACTCGGCTTTGGAGTAATCGAGTTCGCGGGTACGGCGCGGGCTCGCCAGGGTTATCTCGAGTGCGGTCGGCGACTTCGCGCGGATCTGTTCGGCGGCCTGTTTCGCCGTCGGTTCGCCGATGTCCTCCAGGCGTTCGAGGATCTCCTCGACGCTGTCGCGCGTGTAGCACGCGTTGATCCAGGCGCGGCGCTCGGCGAGTTCGCCCGGGGGCGTCGGCTCGGTGAGGTGGGCGAGGACGTCGGGCGGTGTCCGAGTGGCCAATGCCTCGATCACCGCCTCCAGGTGACGTGAGGGGACGAAGCCGATGCCGGTCTCGGGGATGGCGATCGTCGAACGTTCGGTGACGATGCGCAGTGCCCCATGTGCGGAGATGCCGACCCCGCCGTCCATCACGATGCCGTCCATGACGGCGTCGTGGGTGGATGTCGCCGCTCGCGGTCAGTGCCGCGTCGATGCGGCGGACCATGTCGCGGGTGAAGCGCGCTGAGCGCCTTGGGCCGGTTCGGCGCGTTCCGGCCCAGTGCGCCCTGCCGGCGGGTCGGGTTCGGAGGTGGGGTCGGCGGGTCGCTTCGATCAGGCCGCGCGCGACGCACGCGCATGACACGGAGATGTTCGGGATCGGCCGGCGGAGGCAAGTGCCGCGAGGGGAACGCGGGCAGGCATGGGGGCAGTTCCTCGGGGCCCTTGGCCGCCGCCGGAGCCGCGGGATCCGGTCGAACGCGGCCGCAGACTCGCCCCCGGGCCGCAACGACGGCCGGGGGCGAGGCCGAGAATGCGATTCGGCAAACGTCCCGAACCGAGTCCCTTGTACCGCCACGCCTGTCGAGGACCGGCGCGATGTTCGCCGGCAGCCCGGTGGAGACCGGCGTCAGCGGTTACGGCCGGGACTCCACAGCACGTCACCGCGCCCGCCATCGTTGGCCGATCGCGCGAGAATGAACAGCAGGTCCGACAGACGGTTCAGATATCGGACGCACACCGGATTGACTGTCGCCGCCTCCCCGCCGGACAACTCCGCGTCCGCGTCGACCAGCGCCCACGCCGAGCGTTCCGCTCGACGGGCGGCCGTCCGCGCCGTGTGCAGGAGCGCCGCGCCGGGCGCGCCGCCCGGCAGTACGAACGACCGCAAGGGCTCGAGTCGTTCGTTGAACGTGTCGCACAGACGCTCGAGGCGGGACACGTCCTCCTCACGGACCCGCAGGCGTTCGTCTCCGTCGCGGATCGGAGCGCACAGGTCCGCGCCGACGTCGAACAGGTCGTGCTGGATGCCTTCCAGGACGTTCCGCAACTCCGCGTCCAGGCAACCCAGTGCCAGCGCCACACCGATGGCGGCGTTGGTCTCGTCGGTGTCGGCGTAGGCGACGATCCGTGGATCGGTCTTGCGGACGCGGGAGTTGTCGCCCAACGCGGTCGTGCCCGCGTCTCCCGTGCGAGTGTAGATACGGCTCAGCACCACAGACATGGCGAACCACCGGCCTCTCTCGGGGAAATCCGCCCCGGTTGTGTCGAGGTGGCGACGACGTGAGTGTCCTGGCTCTCGGATCGACACTTCCCCCGGCCTTCCAACCCCGAAGCGGGGCCGTGGCCTTGACGGGAGTCGCTCCCCGATCACAGTGGCGGGACCGCACCGGAATTACACCGGTTTCCTCGGTTTCGCCGTCGCACAGCAGCCCATAGCATGCCACGCGACCCTCGCAAGCGCCGGCCCCGAACGGGCCCCGCCATGGGCAAAACGCACTCCTACTCGACCAGGGCGGAGCGTCGCGGCATGGCCCCCTTGTCGACGAGCGGCTCCCGCTGTCGAGGAGAGGGGACTCACGACCTCACGCCGACGCACGCTGCGCGCCGTCGATCCCTCACGTGCTCGGACACACCAGCGGGCGCACCGGCGCCGGAACCGGAACCGGCGGCGAGCCCGAATGCCCACCGCCGGAGTGTCTCGTCTGCCCTCCCCGTCGTGGTCCGCGGGAAGGAGCCCCAGCGACCCGTACGTCGGGACGGTGCCGCCGTCGGCGTGCCCGCTCGGCCGCCGAGTCCCCCGGGTCGCCGTGCCACGGGCCCGGAAAGGCGCCTTGGGGACGGCGCGCCGATGCGCGCCGTCCCCGAAGGCGTTCCGAGTCGAACCGGCCTCGCCGGATTCGGCGGTCGGTCGGAAAAACGGGCCCCGGCCGACCGCGCCTTCCACCCGGGCGACGTGTGCGGCTCGCCGCCGTTGCCGATGAACGCCGCGAACCCAGGGAAGTCCCGCCCGGACGCGGCGTGGCACTCGGCGCCCCGCGGCGAACGCACCACAACTCGGCGGCCGTCGTGGGCTCGGGCACCGAACGCGCGAGGTCACGCACACCGACGCGGATCTCCGGACCCCCCGGACGGCTGATCTTCCTCCCGGGTCCACGCGACCGGCGGTGGGGGTCCGGGGCACCGGAGAGGTATCCGCATCCTCCCACGTGAGAACGATGCCGCTCGAGACCTCGCTTCCTACGCTCGTCGAACGGGAAGCGACGCGCCCGCACCCGGGGTTGCGACGTCGCCGGGACGCGCCGCGTGTGGACGCCGTGTTCCCGGCGAGACGGCGCGACGGCGAGACGGCGCAACGGCGCGACGGGCGGCGTCTTCGGGAGCGCACGATCCGGTCGCTTCCCCGCCTGCACGACCGACATCGATCGAGAGGCAGACCCGTGACCCTCCCTCCCCGGATCCCTTCCTCCGCGAAAGCCGCCGACGGCACCCGCGGCACACCCACCCGGCGCACCGTGCTGCGCGGATCACTGTCCGCCGCCGCAGTGGCGGGCACGGCCGGAGCGGCGGTCGTCGGCACCGCGCGGGCCGCGCACGCGAACGACGCGCCCCCGGGCGAGGCGGACCCCGCGGGCGACACGTCCATGACCCGGCACTGGCGCTCCAGGCTTGCCACGCTAGCCGGCCGACACGAGGTCCCCGGCGCCGCGTTGGGCATTTTGGTCGGCGACCGGATCGTCAAGGTCGCCACCGGTCTGGCCAACGCCGACGACCGTATCGAGGCCACGCCCGACACGCTCTGGCAGATCGGCTCCATCACCAAGGTCTGGACCGCCACACTCGCCATGCGCCTGGTGGACGAGGGCTCAGTCGACCTCGACACGCCGGTCGTACGCTACCTGCCCGAGCTGCGCCTGCCCGACCCCGACCGCACCAGGCGCCTGACACTGCGTCACCTGCTCGCCCACACCAGCGGGATCGACGGCGACGTGCTCCCCGACACCGGGCGCGGCGACGACTGCCTGGAGCGGTTCACCGCCCTGCTCAAGGACGTTCCGGCGGTCCACCCACTGGGCCGCGCGTGCTCGTACTGTAACGTCGGTCTGATCCTCACCGGCCGACTGATCGAACGCCGCACCGGTACGACCTGGGACGCCGCGCTGCGCGAACGTGTGATCCGGCCGTTGGGCCTGACTCGCAGCCACACGCTGCCGGAGGACGTGCTCGCGCATCGAGCCGCCGCCGGTCACACCTCCGGCCCGGACGGGCGGCCGCGCGTCGACCCGACGTGGATACCCCGCTCCTCGGGCCCGGCCGGCATCGTGTGCTCCAGCGTCGGCGACGTGCTCGCCTTCGTCCGCCTGCACCTGGACGACGGCCTCGGACCCGACGGCACCCGACTGTTGTCGGCACGCGCCGCCGAGGAGATGCGTTCGTTCCGGACGGCCACGCCCAACACCCCGGACAACGGCGAAACCCGCGGCCTGGGATGGGCCCGTTGGGATTGGAACGGCCGGGCGGTGTACGGCCACGACGGCAGGACCCAGGGGCAGTCGTCCTATCTCAGGGTGCTACCCGATGCCCGCATCGCGGTCGTTCTGCTCACCAACGGAGGCGACGCCCAGGCGCTGTACCACGACCTGTACCGGGAGGTCTTCACCGACCTCGCCGGCGTCGCGCCCCGCCCACCGCACACCCCCGACGGCACCAAACCACCGCACGACGCGGGAGGCTACCTGGGCCGATACCAACGCGTGGGAGTGCTCGAGGAAATCCTCGAACGCGGCGGTGCGCTGTTCCTGCGCCGGACCTTCACGGGAGGTACACCCGACGAGTTCGAACTCCACCCCGCCGGCCGGGACCTGTACGTCCACCGCTTGCCCGGCGTTCGCGACTGGGAACCGCTCAAGTGCTTCACACTGGACGGCACGCGATACGTATGCCAGAGCGACCGGGTCCTGCCACGGATTCCCTGACCCCGCGCACGGGATGCCTGTCCATCAGGTCAACAAGGGTCCCGCTCGCGCCGGACGGCGCGGACGACCACCGTCCGAGCCGGGCGAAGACGCCGGGCTCGGGTATCGCGACGGTCACGGGGGTCATGTCTGTTATGTTCGAATGCTGCCCGGGAGGGTCATCCGACGCCGTCGTGACCGACCGCCGGGAATGCGGGCAATCAGGAACAGGGTGCCGTGTGAAGCCTCTTTCGAACGACGCGATCACGGCGGGTGGTCTGCTCCGGGCGAGTCGCCACGCCGTTCTGGAGGACCTTCCGGGGCTGATCGCCGCTCATGCCCGGGCGCTGGGCCTGGCCCGCTCACTGATCTACCTCGTGGACGTGCAACAGCAGATTCTCCGCCTGGTCCCCGGCTCAGGGGAGCGCGCCGGGACGGCGGACGTGGCTCCCGAGGCGGAGCTTCGCATCGATGCCACGCTGGCCGGCCGCGCCTTCCAGAGCGTCGAACTCGTCGAGTCGCCGGCAGGCGCCGACGACGTCGAGTCCGGCGAAGCGCCCACCAGGCGTTTGTGGTTGCCTCTCGTCGACGGCGCCGAACGCCTGGGCGTCCTGGGCCTGGAAACCGACGAAGCCGGCGACGCCGTCCTGGACGAGGCGTGCGACCTCGCGCTCCTGGTGGGGTTGCTCCTCGTGAGCAAACGCGCCTACAGCGACACCTACGAACGCATGGTCCGCACCCGCCCGATGGGCCTGGCCGCGGAGATGCAGTGGACCCTGATGCCGCCCGGTTCCTTCGCCGGCACACGGGCCACCGTCAGCGCGGCCATGGAGCCCGCGTACGAGATGGGCGGCGACGCGTACGAGTACGCGGTCGACGGCAACACCGCCCACCTGGCCGTCTTCGACGCCATGGGCCACGACACCTCAGCCGGCCTCACCGTCGCCCTCGCCCTGGCCGGCTGCCGTAGCAGCCGCCGCCACGGCGTGGGCCTGGTCGAAACGAGCGAGGCGATCGAGGACGCACTCGTGGAACAGTTCGGCCGCAGCCGCTACGCCACCGCGGTCA
Protein-coding sequences here:
- a CDS encoding fic family toxin-antitoxin system, toxin component; this encodes MTHPSVDLAWILEVAREAGERDPAPEDYGLPVAAVARHAAVLAGREVYSGPFVRAAALCQTLGRISWLERSNMTVAVAVAHGYLTACGIDTKLGRAEITALVTELRKDTCTVPDIAAVLRTWTE
- a CDS encoding NAD(P)-binding domain-containing protein, which produces MIHQRGGIRRTGQRGRSDGYQPGRPPDTPSPESTRLQGIGQAHDQSVRVAGFPAETAADADVVVTVLPGGTHVLDCYQGPDGLLGTAPVGAVFVDCSTIDVADARAAVRATGRRAVDAPVFGGVVGAVAGTLTLVVGAQDENFAAIEPVLTPRWVAVSCTAVRPVPDRPPALSARSRACSAAASEAVTNARCRGCAVAPPAR
- a CDS encoding enoyl-CoA hydratase/isomerase family protein — its product is MDGIVMDGGVGISAHGALRIVTERSTIAIPETGIGFVPSRHLEAVIEALATRTPPDVLAHLTEPTPPGELAERRAWINACYTRDSVEEILERLEDIGEPTAKQAAEQIRAKSPTALEITLASPRRTRELDYSKAELGRGSIGYPARR
- a CDS encoding cob(I)yrinic acid a,c-diamide adenosyltransferase is translated as MSVVLSRIYTRTGDAGTTALGDNSRVRKTDPRIVAYADTDETNAAIGVALALGCLDAELRNVLEGIQHDLFDVGADLCAPIRDGDERLRVREEDVSRLERLCDTFNERLEPLRSFVLPGGAPGAALLHTARTAARRAERSAWALVDADAELSGGEAATVNPVCVRYLNRLSDLLFILARSANDGGRGDVLWSPGRNR
- a CDS encoding serine hydrolase domain-containing protein encodes the protein MTLPPRIPSSAKAADGTRGTPTRRTVLRGSLSAAAVAGTAGAAVVGTARAAHANDAPPGEADPAGDTSMTRHWRSRLATLAGRHEVPGAALGILVGDRIVKVATGLANADDRIEATPDTLWQIGSITKVWTATLAMRLVDEGSVDLDTPVVRYLPELRLPDPDRTRRLTLRHLLAHTSGIDGDVLPDTGRGDDCLERFTALLKDVPAVHPLGRACSYCNVGLILTGRLIERRTGTTWDAALRERVIRPLGLTRSHTLPEDVLAHRAAAGHTSGPDGRPRVDPTWIPRSSGPAGIVCSSVGDVLAFVRLHLDDGLGPDGTRLLSARAAEEMRSFRTATPNTPDNGETRGLGWARWDWNGRAVYGHDGRTQGQSSYLRVLPDARIAVVLLTNGGDAQALYHDLYREVFTDLAGVAPRPPHTPDGTKPPHDAGGYLGRYQRVGVLEEILERGGALFLRRTFTGGTPDEFELHPAGRDLYVHRLPGVRDWEPLKCFTLDGTRYVCQSDRVLPRIP
- a CDS encoding PP2C family protein-serine/threonine phosphatase → MKPLSNDAITAGGLLRASRHAVLEDLPGLIAAHARALGLARSLIYLVDVQQQILRLVPGSGERAGTADVAPEAELRIDATLAGRAFQSVELVESPAGADDVESGEAPTRRLWLPLVDGAERLGVLGLETDEAGDAVLDEACDLALLVGLLLVSKRAYSDTYERMVRTRPMGLAAEMQWTLMPPGSFAGTRATVSAAMEPAYEMGGDAYEYAVDGNTAHLAVFDAMGHDTSAGLTVALALAGCRSSRRHGVGLVETSEAIEDALVEQFGRSRYATAVIAELDLLTGALTWVNRGHHPPIVIRNGQWVATLERPPAHPMGTEMGLPVRLYDEQLEPGDWLLLYTDGVTDARNPRGETFGLDRFVDFVIRNIADGLPAPETLRRLIRAIREYHHDRLRDDATILLLQWHGASA